One Candidatus Paceibacterota bacterium genomic window carries:
- a CDS encoding DUF4446 family protein: MFNFLKKKKEPENIAQVLIYLKKLDEENNRLKKEIEKLKEESFYFIKKMDVIRYNPFSTIGGNQSFSAVFLNKNNDGAIITGLYAEGGSRVYAKPIEKGNSKYSLSKEEEQLLRETTDKK; this comes from the coding sequence ATGTTTAATTTTTTAAAAAAGAAAAAAGAGCCGGAAAACATTGCCCAGGTATTGATCTATTTAAAAAAGCTAGATGAAGAGAATAACCGGCTTAAAAAAGAAATTGAGAAGCTCAAAGAAGAAAGCTTCTATTTTATTAAAAAAATGGATGTTATAAGATACAATCCTTTTTCAACAATTGGCGGAAACCAAAGCTTTTCGGCCGTTTTTCTTAATAAGAATAATGACGGAGCGATTATTACAGGTCTTTATGCCGAAGGAGGAAGCAGAGTTTACGCAAAGCCAATAGAAAAAGGAAATTCTAAATATTCTCTGTCAAAAGAAGAAGAACAGCTTCTTAGGGAAACAACAGATAAAAAATAG
- the yjjX gene encoding inosine/xanthosine triphosphatase: MKIVVGSKNPVKLNAVKNAVKRIWPGSEVLGMKTNSGVSNQPMTKKEAIKGALNRAKQSLENSNADMGVGLEGFVYQSDFGMFLSGWAVVVDRKGKIGIGGGGDVLLPEKVASEIRKGKELGFVMDKFIGEHNTKEKQGTVGILTNNLVSRTNSLKIATIFAFSRFINPDYYK; this comes from the coding sequence ATGAAAATAGTTGTTGGCTCAAAAAATCCGGTAAAATTAAATGCCGTTAAAAATGCCGTAAAAAGAATCTGGCCTGGTTCTGAGGTCTTGGGAATGAAAACTAACTCTGGAGTGAGTAATCAGCCGATGACAAAAAAAGAGGCCATAAAAGGGGCCTTAAACCGGGCAAAACAGTCACTGGAAAATTCCAATGCCGATATGGGAGTTGGGCTTGAAGGGTTTGTTTATCAGAGCGATTTTGGGATGTTTCTTTCCGGATGGGCCGTTGTTGTAGATAGAAAAGGGAAAATAGGAATTGGAGGAGGAGGAGATGTCCTTTTGCCCGAAAAAGTTGCTTCCGAAATAAGGAAGGGAAAGGAGCTTGGATTTGTAATGGATAAATTTATAGGAGAACATAATACAAAGGAGAAACAAGGAACGGTTGGAATTTTGACAAATAATCTTGTTTCAAGAACAAATTCTCTAAAAATAGCGACAATTTTTGCTTTTTCAAGGTTTATTAATCCCGATTATTATAAATAA